The sequence CGTTCAATGGCATACTCGTTAGCTTCATAGGCAGCCGAACGGTGGGGGGATGAAACCGCGATGACGACGGCGATATCGGACAAGTGCAGTTCACCGATCCGGTGGGCGATCGCTGTCCGGATGCCGGGCCACTTCGCTTCCATCTCGGCACCGATCTGCGCGAGTTTCTTCTCTGCCATCGGCACATACGCCTCGTAGGCCAGATAGACGGTCCGCACGCCGTGTGTCCATTCCCGTACATGTCCGGTGAACAGTGTCACAGCACCGGCACCTGTGTGAAGCACATAATCCGCATAGTCCTGCGGATTGATCGGCTCTTCTGTTATCTCAAACGGTTTCATCCAATTCCTCCTTTGCAAGCCAGCGGGCAAACCAGCTGTCGAGCTGCGCCGTATCCTCCCGGGATGGGATGATTTCCGCAGACAGTGAAGTGAGCGGTCCGACAATGAGCCGGATCCCGTCCAGATGCTGCAGGGTCTCCCAATCTTCCGGCTCCCGGACCAGGATGACTTTGTCACCGGTCTCTTCCTTATACCCTTCGATGAGAAGAATATCCGGCTTTCCTTGTGCCGCGAGTTGTTTCAAGGTTTCAAAGTCCGGCTCACTGTTCAGCAGCAGCTGGCACGTGCCGCCGCCTGCCGCAAGGGATGCATCCGCGCCCTTGCGGAAAAAACGAGTCGTGTCCGTCAGTACCGTCGGCAGTTCGACCGGTCCTCCGTGGCCGTGATGCTTCAGCACGGCGACCGATCGTCCTGCCTGCTTGGCAATGCCGATCCAGCGTTCCAGCAGCGTTGTCTTGCCGCTGTTCTTATAACCGGCTATATGGAGGGTCTTCACAGCACCCAGTCCTTCGCACCCTGCTCGGAACCGAGGAGCAGCACGTCGACGCTGTCGCCCGCCGCATACCCCCTTGTTCCGCTCGGCAGCACGATAAGGCAGTTGCCACGCGCAATCGATGAAACGGCATTCGATTTGTTAAAGCCGGCAGGCGCGGCGGTGATCTTGTCTCCTGTCATCTGCCAGACCGAACGGATGAAGCGGGTGAACGGGTTCGGCTTCGTGAAGTCTTCAGCCAGCTCCGCTTTAAAATGCGGCATGTACGGCGCTCTGTCTCCCATCATGGACAGGAGCGCAGGCCGGGCGAACAGTTCAAAGCCCGTGAAGCATGCCGACGGATTGCCGGACAGACCAAACAGGAACTTGCCGTCCAGGGCAGCCACGGTCGTCACGCTTCCCGGCCGCATGGCGACTTTGTTGAAGAGCACGGAGGCGCCAAGCTGGTCATAGATCGCAGGCAGATAATCGTAGTCACCGACAGACACACCGCCTGTCGTGATGACGGCATCGCATTCGGTAATCGCTTCCTTCACGATTGCCGTGCAGGCCGGCAGATCGTCCGCCGATGTTCCGTACAGCCTGACCGGCACGCCGAGACGCCCGAGCTGCGCCGCGATCATCGGGCCGTTGGAATTCCTGATTTTGCCCGGCTGCAGTTCATCCTCCACGCCGAGCAGTTCCGTCCCTGTTGCAAGGATGCCGACGACCGGCAGTCGGGAGACGCTCACGCGCGCATAGCCGAATGTCGCCAGCAGTGCGACAGTCCCCGGGTGGATACGGGTGCCCGCTTCGATGAGCAGATCCCCTTCAGCGGCGTCTTCGCC comes from Sporosarcina trichiuri and encodes:
- a CDS encoding molybdenum cofactor biosynthesis protein MoaE encodes the protein MKPFEITEEPINPQDYADYVLHTGAGAVTLFTGHVREWTHGVRTVYLAYEAYVPMAEKKLAQIGAEMEAKWPGIRTAIAHRIGELHLSDIAVVIAVSSPHRSAAYEANEYAIERIKEIVPIWKKEIWEDGQEWQGAQKKYPDKGADAQ
- the mobB gene encoding molybdopterin-guanine dinucleotide biosynthesis protein B → MKTLHIAGYKNSGKTTLLERWIGIAKQAGRSVAVLKHHGHGGPVELPTVLTDTTRFFRKGADASLAAGGGTCQLLLNSEPDFETLKQLAAQGKPDILLIEGYKEETGDKVILVREPEDWETLQHLDGIRLIVGPLTSLSAEIIPSREDTAQLDSWFARWLAKEELDETV
- a CDS encoding molybdopterin molybdotransferase MoeA; translated protein: MRTPIPVAEAIGRIMQQVRPLETEEAALEEALGRVLAEPIVARHSVPPFDRSPYDGYAIRAEDSEGASGSARIPFTVIGEIGAGHVGEKTVGRGEAYRIMTGAKIPDGADAVVMFEQTAETDSGFSIRKPFTAGENISCKGEDAAEGDLLIEAGTRIHPGTVALLATFGYARVSVSRLPVVGILATGTELLGVEDELQPGKIRNSNGPMIAAQLGRLGVPVRLYGTSADDLPACTAIVKEAITECDAVITTGGVSVGDYDYLPAIYDQLGASVLFNKVAMRPGSVTTVAALDGKFLFGLSGNPSACFTGFELFARPALLSMMGDRAPYMPHFKAELAEDFTKPNPFTRFIRSVWQMTGDKITAAPAGFNKSNAVSSIARGNCLIVLPSGTRGYAAGDSVDVLLLGSEQGAKDWVL